TCCTTGGTCGAGGGCTGGCGGCGGGATGGGCGTGAACGCGTCCAGGGAAGGCGTCCGTGCGCTGCCATGATCCCGAGGATGACCAGCACCGCGCCGAGAGGTTGATACCACCTAAGGGGTTCGCCGAGCAGCACAATTCCGAGGACGGCCCCGACGACCGGAGACAGGTGAGTGACAGCGGCTGCGTTGGTCGCGCCCAAACAGGCGAATTGCGCAGTCAGGCTGTGCCCTGCTCCGAGGCCGTTCCACGGTCCGATGATGGTGACCACCCCGAGAAATCCCAGGCCCAAGCCGAGACTGCGATGCCGGGTCAGCCGCTCGCTGGTCAAGGCCAGGGCTGCGACCAGCATGGTGATCAATGGAGTAGTCGCATTGAAATCGCCGTCGGGGCGCAGACACCGCAGGGGGAAGGCACGCCCGGCCTGGAGTTTGAGGTGCTGCCCGGCGGACCCGTGGCCGAGACCGTGCACATCGGGACCTACACCCAGCCGCCCTTGGCCTACAATGCCCTCTTCGCCGCCATCCACGAGCGTGGACTGCGCCCGCAGGCGCCCGTACGTGAGGCATACCTCGTCGGACCGGCAGAGGCACCGCAAGAGGAACTGATGACCCGGCTGGTCCCCCTCTCGAGGAGAACGCGGCATGATCACGGTAGAAGACATCGATGCCCGCGGTACACAGCACTGCGAGACGACAGCACTGGGGGTGCTGCTGCGGCACGAAGGACTCGATCTGTCCGAGCCCATGCTCTTCGGTCTCGGCTCCGGCCTGTCCTTCATCTACTGGGACAGCAAGAACATGGGCTTCCCCTTCCTCGGGGGGCGAGTCAAGCCCTTCGACCTCACCAGAAACCTGGCCGCCATACTCGGGTTGGAACTACTGGTCCAGGAGACCACCTCGCCCCGCAGGGCATGGGAGAACGTGACGGTTCCCATCGACGCCGGGCACCCGGTCGGGCTGCAGCTCGACAGCTACTACCTGGACTACTTCGGGTCGAAGGTGCACTTCGGCGGCCATGTCGTCGCCATGTGCGGCTACGACGAGTACGACGCTTACCTGGTGGACACCGACCGGCAAGGTGGAGCGGTAACCACCAGCCTGACCAGCCTCGCCCAGGCCAGAGCCGCACGCGGCCCGATGGCCGCCAAGCACCGCTCCTTCACCCTCACCACTCCAAGGAACCCGCCCTCCCCACAGGGTCAGATCGTTCCCGCCATCACCGCCTGCGCCGACGCCTTCCTCAACCCGCCCATCGCCAACCTGGGCCACCGAGGCATCGAGAAGACCGGCAAGCTGGTACGCACATGGCTCCAGCGCACCGACACCCCGCAGCGGGACCTGCCGCAGGCCGCCCTCTTGATGGAGGAGGCCGGCACAGGTGGCGCCCTGTTCCGCAACCTCTACCGCGACTTCCTCGCCGAATGCACCGAGCTGCTCGACAGCAGCCACCTGCGCACCGGCCACACGCTGTACACCGAGGCAGCCACCCTGTGGACGGAAGTGGCAGCACTGATCAAGAAGGCCGGTGAATCAGGCGAGGCGCAATGCCTCGTACAGGCCGGAACGGTCCTCTGCGATCTTTCGCGCATGGAGCGCGAGGCCATGCAGGCGCTGAGCTGCCTGGAGGCGTGAGGCATCAAGCGCGATCCAACCCGACAGTAGTCGTCCGCGTGCATCCGGGTCGCACGTTCGCGCAGCTCATCGGGTAATTCCTCGGTGCTGCCATGGCTCTCACCCTTCCCGGGAAATCGAAGCGTTTCAAGTTGTTTTGACGCCAACTCTAGGAGGGAGTACCGACCCGAGCCAAGGTGGACCGCGACCGCGCGTCACTGCCCCCACACTGGCGTTCATTCGAGACGCACCTCATTCCCTGCACCTTCGCCGAGGGGACGACCGTTACGCAGGGGTTGACGCCGCAATGTGATCGATATTAAGTTTTCGCCAAAATATAAAACGTTTCAACTCCTCCACGCACCTCACCGCCACTCAGCAACCGTGCGCAGCTGCCCCCGACATCGCCGCGTTCCTGAGTCACATCGGCGACGTCGGCCACCACGACTGCCAACAACCGCCGGGCTTGAGATCACCCGCCCTCACTCCCACGACCGACCTCACCGCAGTGCCGTCGGAGAACCGGTGCCCGCCAGTGCACCGCCAGCCGACGGCGTCCCCCACCCCCATTCGGGAGAGGCCGATGTTGAAACGCCCACCGCTACCGATGACGCTCGCACTCGTGCTGACGCTGGGACTCTTCGTGGCCCCCATGAACGCTGCCCCGGTCATCGCAGCGGCGACCAAGGTGTCACCGATCGACCTGAGAGTGGAGGACGCCCCGAAACCCCTGGGTATCGACGCCGCGCAGCCACGACTGTCGTGGCGTCTGAAGTCCGAGCAGCGCGGCGTCCGACAGACCGCGTACCAGGTGCAGGTGGCCAGCTCGAAATCGGCCCTGGTCGACGGCGACGCGGACATATGGGACTCCGGCAAGGTCAAGAAGAACGCCTCTGCGCAGATCCCCTACGCCGGACCGAACCTGGACTCCGCCACGCGCTACCACTGGCGAGTCCGCGTGTGGGACGCGACCGGCGCCAAGACCGAATGGAGCTCCCCCAGCTGGTGGGAGACAGGGCTGTTCGACGACGCCGCCTGGAAGGGCGCCGACTGGATCAGCCGCGACCTGACCAACCAAGGTCCCGACGCCGACCACCCGCCCGCGCCGCGCTTTCGGCACGAGTTCGACTCGAACGGACCGATCGCCAAGGCCCGCCTCTACCTCAGCGGCCTCGGATACTCGGTCGCGCACATCAACGGCCGGCGCGTGGGAACATCGGTACTCGATCCCGGGCAGACCGACTACAGCGACACCGCCTTCTACGTGGCCCACGATGTCACCAAGCTCCTGAACAAGGGCGAGAACGCGATCGGGGTCGAGCTCGGCCGCGGATTCTACGGCATCAGCACCGAGAACTCCTGGAACTGGAACAGCGCGCCCTGGTGGTCCGATCCCGAACTCCGCGCCCTGCTGGTCATCACCCACCCCGACGGCTCGACCACCACGATCACGTCGAACGAGGAGTGGCAGACGAGCGACGACGGGCCGACCAGGTATGACGAGGTCTTCGTCGGCGAGACCTACGACGCACGGCGCGAACAGCCCGGTTGGAGCGGACCGGACTACGACGGCGTAGACGCGTGGGAGTCGGCGGAGCCGTCGGACGGCCCTGCGGGCAGTCTGCGAGCCCGGCCGCACGAGCCGATCCGTGTCACCGAGACACTCACCCCCGTCGAGATCACCGAGCCCGAGTCCGGCGTGCACGTGTTCGACCTCGGAGTCCAGATCGCGGGGTGGGCCCGGCTGAAGGTCCACGGAGAGCCCGGAACCGAGGTCACCATGCGCTACGGGGAGCGGCTCGGGGACGACGGTCTCGTAACGGTCCCGCAGTACGGCAACTTCCACGACGTTCCGCGCGCCCAGACCGACACCTATGTTCTCGGCGGAGGCGGTGGCCCGGAAGTCTGGGAACCCTCCTACACCTACAAGGGGTTCAGGTTCGTGGAGGTCCGCGGCCTGCCGTCCGAACCCACGACGGAGACCGTCCAGGGTCGGCGGACACACAACGACTTCGAGTCCATCGGCCACTTCGACAGCGGCTCCGAGCTGCTCAACACCATCCGCGGCAACACACGCCGCGCCCTGCTCAACAACCACCAGCACGTCCCCACGGACACCCCCGTTTACGAGAAGGCCGGATGGACGGGCGACGCGCAACTGACGGCCACGACCATGAGCTACGAGTTCGACACGAGCCGGTTCCACAGGAAATTCCTGGACGACATGCTGGACGCGCAGCGCCCCTCGGGGGAACTTCCCACGATCGTGCCGACTCCCGGCTGGAGCTACGAAGGCGCCCCCGGGTGGCCGGCCGTCCAAGGCCCCACCCCGGCGTGGGACGTGGCCCTGTTCGTGCTGTCGCGCAACCTGTACGAAATGGAAGGCGACGTCGGAGTCCTCGAACGCCACTACGGCGGGATGCAGCGCTACTTCTCGTGGCTGGAGTCCCGGGCCGACGCCGACGGCCTGTACCCTGTCGGCCTGGGCGACTGGCTCGCTCCCGGCGGAAACCCGCCGGAGGGCCCGGTGCTGAGCTCGACGGCCCACGCCTACCGCATGGCGAGCTGGCTGGCCGATACCGCGGAGATCCTCAACGACACCGAGCAGGCAACGGCATACCGGACCCGTGCAGGCGAGATCCGCGACGCCTTCAACACGGCGTTCCTCGACAAAGAGGGCGGGCTGTATCAGACACCCGGTGTGAGTGAGTACCGGCAGACGTCGAACATCCTGCCGCTGGCCTTCGGGCTCGTTCCCGAGAAACACGTCGACGAGGTCGCCGACAACCTCGTCGCCGACATCCGGGACCGCGGCAACCGGCTCGACACGGGTGTCGTCGGCACCCGCTATCTGCTGCCCGTCCTCACTCACCACGGTGAGATCGACGTGGCCTACGCGGTGGCGACGCAGACCGAGGAGCCGAGCTGGGGCTACTGGATCGAACTCGGACGCACGTCACTCCAGGAACACTGGCATGCCGACACCCGATCCCTGAACCACCACTTTTTCGGTTCCATCGGCCATTGGATGTTCGCCGACCTGGCCGGGATCACCGCCGCTGAACCGGGGTATGCGACAGCGAGGATCAAGCCGCACATTCCCAGTGGGCTGAACCATGCCGAGGCCAGCACTCAGACAGTGCGGGGCGAGGTCGCCTCAAATTGGCGCCGCGACGGTGAAGGCGGCCTGGACCTGGAGGTTGTCGTTCCGCCCAACGCAACCGGTGAGATACATGTGCCTCTCCTCGGTCGAAGCGCCGAGCATGTCGCGGCGTCCCCCGAGGCCGACTTCGTCGATGCGCGTGACGGCTACGCGGTTTACAAGGTCGGCTCGGGGAAATGGCGCTTCGTGGTGGCCGACGATGTCAGCGACGTCTGCGTCGATCCACAGCCGGCAACCGTCGTTTTCGGTGACGTGGACAGCGGCGTCGAGAACCGCACTGTCGCAGGCTCGTGCACCATCAACCACCGGATCCTGGGTGATGGTGACTGGTCGAATCACGGCGAATTCGTCAGTCACGTGGCCGATGCGGCCAAGACCCTCCGCTCCGACGGCATCATCAGCCGGCGCGAGTCCTCCACGCTGACCAGCGCGGCGGCTCGCTCGGACGTCGGTCGATAGCGCTGTCGCCCCGCCTACTACTGAGCTTTTCGTTAGTTCTGTGGGCGCGAAGAAGGCGATCGTAGGACCCTGAAGCCATGCCCCTCGCTACCAGATCCGGCACCCCCGCAGAAGCCGTCCCGGCGCTGAGGCGCCCGCAACTGGCCGAGGCCCGGCGCGTCCGCGCCGCCGAACTGCTGGAACAAGGCCGCCCTCAAACTGAGATCGCCCGGATACTCGGCGTGACACCGGAAAGCGTGCGGCGCTGGAAGCGCCGATGGGAACAAGGCGGAACCGCGGCGCTGCGCCGCCGCCCGGCCACCGGGCGGCCACCCAAGCTGGCCGATGCGCAGGTAGAACAGGTGCGCGCCGTGCTGGAGCAGGGCGCTGTGGCCCACGGATTCGAATCGGAACTTTGGACCCTGGAGCGGGTAGGGCGTGTCGTGGAGCGCACTACCGGCGTGGCGCTGGCGCGGGCCTCGGTCTGGCGGCTGCTCACCGTGCGGCTGGGCTGGAGCCTGCAGCGTCCCCAGCGCGTGGCGGCCGAACGCGATGAGTCCGAGATCGCCCGGTGGGTCGCCCACGAGTGGCCGCGCATTAAAAGGGGGCCGTAGAAAACCGGGCATGGATCGTGTTCTTTGACGAATCGGGCGTGTCGCTGCTGCCGGTCGTGCGCCGAACCTATGCTCCCCGCGGACGCACGCCCGCGCTGAGGCACCGGCTGAACTGGAAACGTGCCGGCATGGCCGCCGCGCTGGGCTACCACGCCGCCGATGCATGCCGCGGAGCGCGCTTGTGCTTCGACCTGCGCCCGGGGACCTATGACACCGTCGCGTTGATCGAGGTGCTCGAACAACTCAAGCGGTTCTACCGGGGTGAGCCGGTGGTACTGGTCTGGGACGGGCTCGGGGCGCACTGGAGCCATGCGATGCGGGACTGGGCGGCGCGGCAGGACTGGCTGACCCTGGAGCGGCTGCCCGCCTATGCTCCCCAGCTCAACCCGGTGGAGATGCTGTGGTCGGCCATCAAGGCACGGGAGCTGGCCAATGTGGCCGGGGAACATCTGGCCGACGTTGCCGATGCCGCCGAGGCCGGGATCAACCGGGTGTGTGAGGAGGAGCGGCTTGCCTGGTCGTTCCTGGCCCACACCGGCCTGAAGATCCATACTTCGCGCCCACAGAACTAACGAAAAGCTCAGTAGAGGACGTCTGAAAAGGGTCAGAGCGAGGGGTGGGTCAGGCGGCGCAGCAGGGTCGGGCTCATCGCGAGGTAGATCACGCTCTCCGAGGTCGCGGATCGCGGCATACAGCTCGACCTTGGACATGGGTGACATCGGCGCTCCCTCATACAGAGCACGCCCCGGCCCCCACCACAAGCAACCACGTGACGTCGAAATTCACCGGCACCGATCCGCCACGATGCGGCTGCCGTCACCGTTCGCCGACAAACGACGTCACTTCACACGAACAGAACCGAATGGCTATGTCGGTGTCTGAGGAGAGCACTTATCGATGAGTTCCAGCAGCGCCCAACACGCCAAAGCCTCCCAGGAACCGGGGTGCCGGTAAGGAGCGTGTCACCAGGTACCAACTGACCCGCGGGTAACTCAGAGGTTCTCCGGACACCCGGCCCCTGCCGCCGCCACGATGGCCACGTGCACGACCC
This sequence is a window from Spinactinospora alkalitolerans. Protein-coding genes within it:
- a CDS encoding DMT family transporter; amino-acid sequence: MLVAALALTSERLTRHRSLGLGLGFLGVVTIIGPWNGLGAGHSLTAQFACLGATNAAAVTHLSPVVGAVLGIVLLGEPLRWYQPLGAVLVILGIMAAHGRLPWTRSRPSRRQPSTKDQDMIAS
- a CDS encoding BtrH N-terminal domain-containing protein, whose product is MITVEDIDARGTQHCETTALGVLLRHEGLDLSEPMLFGLGSGLSFIYWDSKNMGFPFLGGRVKPFDLTRNLAAILGLELLVQETTSPRRAWENVTVPIDAGHPVGLQLDSYYLDYFGSKVHFGGHVVAMCGYDEYDAYLVDTDRQGGAVTTSLTSLAQARAARGPMAAKHRSFTLTTPRNPPSPQGQIVPAITACADAFLNPPIANLGHRGIEKTGKLVRTWLQRTDTPQRDLPQAALLMEEAGTGGALFRNLYRDFLAECTELLDSSHLRTGHTLYTEAATLWTEVAALIKKAGESGEAQCLVQAGTVLCDLSRMEREAMQALSCLEA
- a CDS encoding family 78 glycoside hydrolase catalytic domain, with the protein product MTLALVLTLGLFVAPMNAAPVIAAATKVSPIDLRVEDAPKPLGIDAAQPRLSWRLKSEQRGVRQTAYQVQVASSKSALVDGDADIWDSGKVKKNASAQIPYAGPNLDSATRYHWRVRVWDATGAKTEWSSPSWWETGLFDDAAWKGADWISRDLTNQGPDADHPPAPRFRHEFDSNGPIAKARLYLSGLGYSVAHINGRRVGTSVLDPGQTDYSDTAFYVAHDVTKLLNKGENAIGVELGRGFYGISTENSWNWNSAPWWSDPELRALLVITHPDGSTTTITSNEEWQTSDDGPTRYDEVFVGETYDARREQPGWSGPDYDGVDAWESAEPSDGPAGSLRARPHEPIRVTETLTPVEITEPESGVHVFDLGVQIAGWARLKVHGEPGTEVTMRYGERLGDDGLVTVPQYGNFHDVPRAQTDTYVLGGGGGPEVWEPSYTYKGFRFVEVRGLPSEPTTETVQGRRTHNDFESIGHFDSGSELLNTIRGNTRRALLNNHQHVPTDTPVYEKAGWTGDAQLTATTMSYEFDTSRFHRKFLDDMLDAQRPSGELPTIVPTPGWSYEGAPGWPAVQGPTPAWDVALFVLSRNLYEMEGDVGVLERHYGGMQRYFSWLESRADADGLYPVGLGDWLAPGGNPPEGPVLSSTAHAYRMASWLADTAEILNDTEQATAYRTRAGEIRDAFNTAFLDKEGGLYQTPGVSEYRQTSNILPLAFGLVPEKHVDEVADNLVADIRDRGNRLDTGVVGTRYLLPVLTHHGEIDVAYAVATQTEEPSWGYWIELGRTSLQEHWHADTRSLNHHFFGSIGHWMFADLAGITAAEPGYATARIKPHIPSGLNHAEASTQTVRGEVASNWRRDGEGGLDLEVVVPPNATGEIHVPLLGRSAEHVAASPEADFVDARDGYAVYKVGSGKWRFVVADDVSDVCVDPQPATVVFGDVDSGVENRTVAGSCTINHRILGDGDWSNHGEFVSHVADAAKTLRSDGIISRRESSTLTSAAARSDVGR
- a CDS encoding IS630 family transposase, with protein sequence MPLATRSGTPAEAVPALRRPQLAEARRVRAAELLEQGRPQTEIARILGVTPESVRRWKRRWEQGGTAALRRRPATGRPPKLADAQVEQVRAVLEQGAVAHGFESELWTLERVGRVVERTTGVALARASVWRLLTVRLGWSLQRPQRVAAERDESEIARWVAHEWPRIKRGP
- a CDS encoding transposase; protein product: MFFDESGVSLLPVVRRTYAPRGRTPALRHRLNWKRAGMAAALGYHAADACRGARLCFDLRPGTYDTVALIEVLEQLKRFYRGEPVVLVWDGLGAHWSHAMRDWAARQDWLTLERLPAYAPQLNPVEMLWSAIKARELANVAGEHLADVADAAEAGINRVCEEERLAWSFLAHTGLKIHTSRPQN